From the Salinimicrobium tongyeongense genome, one window contains:
- a CDS encoding FUSC family protein has product MNLYRQLQSFYNLLKTGEFSKGIRFAVAAVVPLLVSSQLGEIKIGIAMAVGVLLTSPSDVPGSLRRRVIGVSFSIAIAVGATMLTGLSLAYPVLFILVLVLQIFHYSMISVFGFRASLIAFSGLFAVVLSMTQVTAEGNIFLHAFWIGMGGVWYLLFSLLFHYLTQRRETDQLLREVFELTAQYLEKRSHLMDLKEEKRESLEKELFALQTSINEKHEIIRELVITRRKNFGRSGMVRKRLLIFMELVDILELGMAHPVNFSRMKELFAAHEDKIRLIQDWSLVMAGQLRMLGQSQQNQMLHPKEGDLLAKRRNAWKAYKELEASEKASIDGEALLVYRNFLNFKEKQHQKLLSITRMMKEWKGDEKLKLVRKDAAKFLTTPDYNFKTLQDNFDFKSPIFRHSLRLTVVMALGYIIGEIFAVQNAYWILLTTLVIMRPGYALTRERFKHRLYGTLIGGAVAISLVFVIRNQTVYGILAVISLVLAHSMIQRNYKTAAAFITLNVVFVYSLLRPNVLEVIEYRVLDTVVGAGLAFFGAKFLWPTWEYTLIRNFIRESIKANLQFLKEVEAFYNHKSALPATYRLARKKAFLAMGDLNAAFQRMAQEPKTDKKQLEETFRIVSLNQEFLSAAVSLGTFIRSHPTTEASAHFQNYVSAIKVNLEASVKNETKPKEDLSEEIGRAAVFYENLYQELLDLERDNRYEQQGVREKLQEVQILTDRLKWLLEVSEGLHKMMTTSQK; this is encoded by the coding sequence TTGAATCTTTACAGGCAACTGCAGTCTTTTTACAATCTTTTAAAAACAGGCGAATTCTCTAAAGGAATTCGGTTTGCCGTGGCGGCTGTGGTTCCTTTACTGGTCAGCTCACAATTGGGGGAAATTAAAATTGGGATTGCGATGGCAGTTGGGGTTTTGCTCACTTCTCCCAGTGATGTTCCGGGAAGCTTGAGGCGCAGGGTGATTGGGGTATCGTTCTCTATAGCCATTGCCGTGGGCGCAACCATGCTCACGGGGCTTTCACTTGCGTACCCGGTCTTGTTTATTTTGGTGCTGGTGCTGCAAATCTTTCACTACTCCATGATCTCGGTCTTTGGGTTTAGAGCATCTTTGATTGCCTTTTCGGGCTTATTTGCCGTGGTGCTGAGCATGACACAGGTTACTGCGGAAGGAAATATTTTTTTACACGCATTTTGGATTGGAATGGGTGGGGTTTGGTACCTTTTGTTTTCTCTTTTGTTCCATTACTTAACGCAAAGGCGGGAAACAGACCAGCTTCTTAGGGAAGTTTTTGAACTTACCGCTCAATACCTGGAAAAACGGTCCCATCTCATGGACCTGAAAGAGGAGAAGCGCGAAAGTCTCGAAAAAGAGCTTTTTGCACTTCAGACTTCTATTAATGAGAAACATGAGATTATTCGAGAACTTGTCATTACCCGAAGAAAGAATTTCGGAAGGTCGGGCATGGTGAGAAAAAGGCTGCTCATCTTCATGGAGCTCGTTGATATTTTAGAACTGGGAATGGCACATCCGGTCAATTTTTCCCGAATGAAGGAGCTGTTTGCAGCTCATGAAGACAAGATCAGGCTCATTCAGGACTGGAGCCTTGTAATGGCCGGCCAATTGCGGATGCTGGGACAGAGTCAGCAAAATCAAATGCTCCACCCCAAAGAAGGTGACCTGCTTGCTAAAAGGCGCAATGCCTGGAAGGCTTATAAGGAACTTGAGGCTTCAGAAAAAGCTTCCATAGATGGTGAGGCGCTGCTTGTTTATCGCAATTTTCTGAATTTTAAGGAAAAGCAGCATCAAAAATTGCTTTCCATCACAAGGATGATGAAAGAATGGAAAGGAGATGAAAAGCTGAAGCTGGTAAGGAAAGATGCTGCAAAGTTCCTTACCACGCCCGATTATAATTTCAAAACCCTGCAGGATAATTTCGATTTTAAATCTCCAATTTTTCGCCATTCTTTGCGCTTAACCGTGGTCATGGCCCTGGGCTACATCATAGGAGAAATTTTTGCGGTGCAAAATGCCTACTGGATCTTGTTGACCACTCTCGTGATCATGAGGCCGGGATATGCCCTTACCCGCGAACGCTTTAAACACAGGCTTTACGGTACCCTTATTGGCGGGGCAGTAGCGATTTCCCTGGTCTTTGTTATAAGAAATCAAACCGTGTACGGAATTTTGGCTGTAATAAGCCTGGTGCTGGCGCACTCCATGATACAGCGCAATTATAAAACTGCTGCGGCTTTTATTACCCTTAACGTGGTATTCGTCTACAGCCTTTTGCGGCCCAATGTACTGGAGGTCATAGAATACAGGGTGCTTGACACGGTTGTGGGGGCCGGGCTGGCGTTTTTTGGAGCTAAGTTTTTATGGCCTACCTGGGAGTATACGCTTATCCGGAATTTTATACGTGAAAGCATAAAAGCAAACCTGCAGTTTCTCAAAGAAGTAGAAGCTTTTTATAACCATAAATCTGCTTTACCGGCTACATACCGGCTCGCCAGGAAAAAAGCTTTTTTGGCGATGGGAGATTTGAATGCTGCTTTTCAACGTATGGCGCAGGAGCCAAAGACCGATAAAAAGCAGCTGGAAGAAACTTTCAGGATCGTATCGTTGAATCAGGAATTTCTTTCGGCTGCGGTTTCTCTCGGCACCTTTATCAGGTCTCATCCCACTACAGAGGCTTCAGCGCATTTTCAGAACTATGTATCGGCCATCAAGGTTAATTTAGAAGCTTCAGTAAAAAATGAAACCAAGCCCAAAGAAGATCTTTCCGAAGAGATTGGCAGGGCAGCGGTATTCTATGAAAACCTTTACCAGGAGCTGCTCGACCTTGAGAGGGATAACCGTTATGAACAACAAGGTGTAAGGGAGAAATTGCAGGAGGTCCAGATTCTTACCGACAGGCTTAAATGGCTGCTGGAGGTAAGCGAAGGGCTGCATAAAATGATGACCACTTCCCAAAAATAA
- the epsC gene encoding serine O-acetyltransferase EpsC, which yields MDHQEIIKQISAQKQYSNLRFRIKTRAEAFTQNLFYTLFDKDTPVEENLDKLAADFKELGDLVCWEPGKSCSEIWEDYCSKLPQLLDKINLDAVAIANNDPAANSVEEVYLSYPGFFAIAVYRLSHELYKMNLPLVPRLMTECAHKLTGTDINPGAQIGDSFFIDHATGVVIGETTIIKNNVKLYQGVTLGALYVERELRNKKRHPTIEDNVTIYANATILGGETVIGANSIIGGNAWLTRSVPANSFVTHDPVIKIKNLQK from the coding sequence ATGGACCACCAGGAAATTATAAAGCAAATTAGCGCTCAAAAACAATATTCAAATCTAAGGTTCAGGATAAAGACCAGGGCTGAAGCGTTTACCCAAAACCTCTTTTATACATTATTTGATAAAGACACTCCTGTAGAGGAAAACCTCGATAAACTCGCAGCCGATTTTAAAGAGCTGGGCGACCTGGTTTGCTGGGAACCAGGCAAATCCTGCTCCGAGATATGGGAAGATTACTGCAGCAAGCTGCCTCAGTTGCTCGATAAGATCAACCTTGATGCCGTTGCCATTGCAAACAACGACCCGGCAGCAAACTCGGTAGAGGAGGTGTACCTTTCTTATCCTGGTTTTTTTGCTATCGCGGTTTACCGTCTTAGTCACGAACTCTATAAAATGAACCTGCCCCTCGTGCCCCGATTAATGACCGAATGTGCCCATAAATTAACGGGAACCGACATTAACCCGGGGGCGCAAATTGGAGATTCCTTTTTTATTGATCACGCAACCGGGGTGGTGATTGGCGAAACCACTATCATAAAGAACAACGTAAAACTTTACCAGGGCGTAACTTTGGGCGCTTTATATGTAGAAAGGGAATTGCGCAATAAAAAGAGGCATCCTACCATAGAAGACAATGTGACCATCTATGCCAACGCCACCATCCTTGGAGGCGAAACAGTGATTGGGGCAAACAGCATTATAGGAGGGAATGCCTGGCTCACCCGCTCGGTGCCTGCAAATTCGTTTGTCACCCATGACCCGGTAATTAAAATTAAAAATCTTCAGAAATGA
- the cysM gene encoding cysteine synthase CysM — protein sequence MNRTVLDLIGNTPLVRAQKLVENPAVELYFKLEGQNPGGSVKDRPAYNMIKKALERGDITRETKLIEATSGNTGIALAMVARLLHLDIELVMPENSTAERVQTMRAYGAKVILTSADGGIEGSRDFAEARMKEGNYFMLNQFGNDDNWQAHYATTGPEIWRDTNQKITHFVSSMGTTGTIMGTSTYLKEQDKNVQIVGVQPGDDARIPGIRKWPKEYLPSIFDDTKVDRILEVTEPEAREMTARLAEEEGIFAGMSSGGAAAAAVKLCNELESGLVVSIVCDRGDRYLSSDLFEKK from the coding sequence ATGAATCGAACAGTACTGGATTTAATAGGAAATACTCCTCTTGTGAGGGCACAAAAGCTGGTGGAGAACCCGGCTGTGGAATTATATTTTAAACTTGAGGGGCAAAATCCCGGAGGTAGTGTAAAAGACCGGCCGGCCTATAACATGATAAAAAAGGCTTTGGAAAGGGGAGATATTACCCGAGAAACCAAATTGATTGAAGCTACCAGCGGGAATACCGGTATTGCCCTGGCTATGGTGGCAAGACTGCTCCATCTCGATATTGAACTTGTAATGCCCGAAAATTCTACTGCGGAAAGAGTACAGACCATGAGGGCATACGGCGCAAAAGTGATCCTTACCAGTGCCGATGGAGGCATTGAAGGCTCAAGGGATTTTGCCGAAGCCAGGATGAAAGAAGGAAATTATTTCATGCTCAACCAGTTTGGCAATGACGATAACTGGCAGGCTCATTATGCCACTACCGGCCCCGAAATATGGCGGGATACCAACCAGAAGATCACCCATTTTGTCTCTTCCATGGGTACTACGGGTACCATTATGGGCACTTCCACGTACCTCAAAGAGCAGGATAAGAACGTGCAGATTGTGGGTGTACAGCCGGGGGATGATGCCCGTATCCCCGGAATCAGAAAATGGCCCAAAGAATATTTGCCCTCCATTTTTGATGATACTAAAGTAGATCGAATTCTTGAAGTAACAGAACCTGAAGCCAGGGAAATGACAGCCAGGCTGGCCGAAGAAGAAGGCATTTTTGCCGGGATGAGCAGTGGGGGTGCCGCCGCCGCCGCCGTAAAGCTCTGCAACGAACTCGAAAGTGGGCTGGTGGTGAGCATTGTTTGTGACAGGGGAGACCGCTACCTGTCATCCGATTTGTTCGAGAAGAAATAG
- a CDS encoding DEAD/DEAH box helicase: MAQDTFGIVEKKIDKELYEYQQEDIDKIFKVLEAHPERYNLLYQLPTGGGKTVIFSQIVREYIQRTNKKVLILTHRIELCKQTSRMLTGFGVHNKIINSSIKELPDQDEYMCFVAMVETLNNRLNDDKVELDNLGMVIIDEAHYNSFRKLFKFFNKCFILGVTATPLSSNIKLPMKDNYRELIVGDSISSLISKGFLAKANTYSYDVGLSTLKVGINGDYTVKSSEELYSNFSMQEKLLDAYMEKSQGKKTLIFNNGINTSKEVYETFRNAGFDVRHLDNTTSKQDRKDILRWFRKKPDAILTSVSILTTGFDEPTVESIILNRATKSLTLYYQMIGRGSRVLPGKSEFIVIDLGNNAARFGLWSAPIDWKQIFRSPDYFLENLISDEEIEQNFRYEMPKDLRKKFANTKDVSFDVDEEYDDIIKKGLKSKTVLERSLEQHTSMCVENSEDVFDARLLAKELEEDIAYRIRKYSYCISNSTKNYRDWLKEDYMRKLRQKINQAAF, from the coding sequence ATGGCGCAGGATACTTTCGGGATCGTTGAAAAAAAGATAGATAAGGAACTTTATGAGTACCAGCAAGAGGATATCGATAAGATATTCAAGGTGTTGGAGGCCCATCCCGAACGCTACAACCTCCTGTACCAGCTGCCTACCGGTGGCGGTAAAACCGTGATCTTTTCCCAGATTGTAAGGGAATACATTCAGCGTACCAACAAAAAAGTGCTCATCCTAACTCACAGGATCGAACTTTGCAAACAAACTTCCCGAATGCTCACCGGCTTTGGGGTGCACAATAAGATCATTAATTCCAGTATCAAGGAGCTGCCAGACCAGGATGAATACATGTGCTTTGTGGCCATGGTTGAGACCCTCAACAACCGGCTTAACGACGATAAAGTAGAGCTCGATAACCTGGGGATGGTGATTATTGATGAGGCGCATTACAATTCTTTCAGGAAGCTTTTTAAGTTTTTCAATAAGTGCTTTATCCTTGGGGTTACGGCCACGCCGCTGAGCTCAAACATCAAGCTTCCCATGAAAGACAACTACCGCGAACTTATCGTGGGAGACTCCATTAGCAGCCTTATTTCTAAAGGGTTTTTGGCAAAAGCCAACACCTACAGCTATGATGTGGGCCTTTCTACCTTAAAAGTAGGGATCAACGGAGATTACACCGTAAAATCTTCCGAAGAACTCTACTCCAATTTTAGCATGCAGGAGAAGCTGCTCGATGCTTATATGGAGAAGTCGCAGGGGAAGAAGACGCTCATTTTTAACAACGGGATCAACACTTCAAAAGAGGTGTACGAAACCTTCAGGAATGCAGGTTTTGATGTGCGGCACCTCGACAATACCACCAGCAAACAGGACAGAAAAGACATTTTGAGGTGGTTCAGGAAAAAACCTGATGCGATACTTACCTCGGTGAGTATCTTGACCACCGGTTTTGATGAACCCACCGTAGAGTCTATTATTCTCAACAGGGCCACAAAATCTCTCACCCTTTACTACCAAATGATTGGTCGCGGGTCTCGTGTGCTGCCGGGTAAGAGCGAGTTTATCGTAATTGACCTTGGGAACAATGCAGCCCGCTTTGGGCTATGGAGCGCGCCAATAGACTGGAAACAGATCTTTAGGTCTCCAGATTACTTCCTAGAAAACCTCATTAGCGACGAAGAAATTGAACAGAACTTTAGGTATGAAATGCCCAAAGATTTGCGCAAGAAATTCGCCAATACCAAAGATGTGTCTTTTGATGTAGATGAGGAATACGACGATATCATCAAAAAAGGCCTTAAATCAAAAACTGTACTGGAACGCTCTCTTGAGCAGCACACCAGCATGTGTGTTGAAAACAGTGAAGATGTTTTTGATGCCCGACTTTTAGCTAAAGAACTCGAAGAAGATATCGCTTACCGCATCCGTAAATATTCCTATTGCATTAGCAACAGCACGAAAAATTACCGCGACTGGCTTAAGGAAGATTACATGAGAAAGCTGCGGCAAAAAATCAATCAGGCGGCATTTTAG
- a CDS encoding transglycosylase domain-containing protein: MNLKNLKLTPVKKWVLGILLSCIAIFGFFFLSIYWGWWGKLPSTEELRNLNQNEATEIFSSEGKLLGKYYIFDRQPVLYDDLPQHLIDALIATEDVRFYEHSGIDNRSLLRVFFKTILMGDESSGGGSTITLQLAKNLFGRKDYGHFGIVVNKVREAIIAQRLEDIYTKKEIIGLYFNTVPFSDNTYGIESAAMKFFSTGTKDLTLDEAATLVGTLKASHYYNPRLFPDRSLQRRNVVLSQMNKYGYLPSEEYVKHRAKPLELNYQYFSNNDGVAPYFRSQLKKELSKVLDTLKKENGDSYNLYRDGLQIHTTIDYEMQQLAEEAMKEHMAALQGQFEKAYGKNPPWKRKDILEDALQNSKQYKALAAAGWSKEQIMDSLHRKTDMELFDWGQKKLLSASIADSLQHYMKFLNMGMINMEPSTGAVKSWVGGINHKYFKYDHVSQSRRQIGSTFKPVVYTAAVEAGIDPCTYYSVREVTYEGGWTPSNSGSEEEDPYMNYPMATALAQSINTIAVKVLFDVGLGNVLTQAKKMMFPEDLPAYPSLALGTAELSAAELASSFSSYVNRGKAAKPYYLTKILDKYGNEIASFKPQIASQPAFSNTTRQVMIEMMKGTVNSGTASRLRYKYNLPNDIAGKTGTTQNNRDGWFVGITPKLVSVTWAGTDDARIGFPSTYLGQGANSALPAFALLLQKMNAEPEFNDITQAKFAAPSSTVQMMLNCEPEKRDNFLERLFTKGDEPKKAKKEKKDGLFSKIKGLFKKKN, from the coding sequence ATGAATTTGAAAAACCTGAAATTAACACCTGTAAAAAAATGGGTGTTAGGGATCTTACTAAGTTGTATCGCGATCTTTGGCTTTTTCTTCCTGAGTATTTACTGGGGTTGGTGGGGAAAGCTGCCCAGTACCGAAGAGCTGCGTAACCTCAATCAAAATGAAGCTACAGAGATCTTTTCTTCGGAAGGAAAACTGCTGGGCAAATATTACATTTTTGACAGGCAGCCGGTACTTTACGACGATTTACCTCAACACCTTATTGATGCCCTTATCGCTACCGAAGATGTGCGTTTCTACGAACATTCGGGCATTGATAACCGCAGCCTGCTCCGCGTTTTTTTCAAGACCATTCTCATGGGCGATGAATCTTCGGGCGGCGGTAGCACCATTACCCTGCAGCTTGCAAAAAACCTCTTTGGGCGCAAAGATTACGGGCATTTTGGCATTGTGGTAAATAAAGTACGCGAAGCCATTATTGCGCAGCGGCTTGAAGATATTTACACCAAAAAAGAGATTATAGGGCTCTATTTTAATACTGTTCCTTTTAGCGATAATACCTACGGAATAGAAAGTGCTGCAATGAAATTCTTCAGTACCGGCACCAAAGACCTCACGCTCGATGAAGCTGCCACTTTGGTGGGCACCCTGAAGGCTTCTCATTACTACAACCCCAGGCTTTTTCCAGATCGCAGCCTGCAAAGAAGAAATGTGGTGCTGTCACAAATGAACAAATACGGGTACCTGCCTTCAGAAGAATATGTAAAACACCGCGCCAAACCCCTGGAGCTCAACTACCAGTACTTCAGCAATAACGATGGTGTGGCCCCTTATTTCAGGTCGCAGCTTAAGAAAGAACTCAGTAAAGTTCTCGACACACTGAAAAAGGAAAACGGAGATTCTTATAACCTTTACCGGGACGGCCTGCAAATTCACACCACTATAGATTATGAAATGCAGCAGCTTGCCGAAGAAGCCATGAAAGAGCACATGGCCGCCTTGCAGGGGCAGTTTGAGAAAGCTTACGGAAAAAATCCGCCCTGGAAGAGAAAAGATATTCTGGAAGATGCACTGCAGAACAGCAAACAGTATAAAGCACTCGCTGCTGCCGGCTGGAGTAAGGAACAAATTATGGATTCCCTCCATCGAAAAACCGACATGGAACTGTTTGACTGGGGCCAGAAAAAACTGCTTTCGGCCAGTATAGCCGACAGTTTGCAGCATTACATGAAGTTCCTCAACATGGGGATGATCAACATGGAGCCTTCAACCGGCGCTGTAAAAAGCTGGGTGGGAGGAATAAATCACAAGTACTTTAAATACGATCACGTGTCGCAAAGCCGGCGTCAAATTGGCTCTACTTTCAAACCTGTGGTCTACACTGCGGCAGTTGAAGCAGGGATTGACCCCTGCACCTATTATTCGGTGAGGGAGGTGACTTATGAAGGTGGCTGGACGCCTTCCAATTCGGGCAGCGAAGAAGAAGATCCTTACATGAACTATCCCATGGCCACGGCTTTGGCACAGTCAATAAACACCATTGCCGTAAAAGTGCTTTTTGATGTGGGGCTGGGCAATGTGCTCACCCAGGCAAAAAAGATGATGTTTCCTGAAGACCTCCCGGCCTACCCTTCTCTTGCCCTAGGAACTGCCGAATTGAGCGCCGCCGAACTCGCCAGCTCATTTTCAAGTTACGTGAACCGTGGAAAAGCAGCCAAACCTTATTATCTCACAAAGATCCTGGATAAGTATGGCAACGAAATTGCCAGTTTTAAACCACAAATCGCCTCCCAACCGGCATTTTCGAACACTACACGGCAGGTGATGATCGAAATGATGAAAGGAACAGTGAACTCCGGAACGGCGTCCAGGTTGAGGTATAAGTACAATTTGCCCAACGATATCGCCGGCAAAACGGGAACCACCCAAAATAACCGCGACGGCTGGTTTGTGGGAATTACGCCAAAGCTGGTCTCTGTGACCTGGGCCGGCACAGATGATGCCAGGATTGGTTTCCCTTCAACCTACCTGGGGCAGGGTGCAAATTCGGCTTTACCGGCCTTTGCGCTGCTCCTCCAAAAAATGAATGCCGAACCCGAGTTCAATGATATTACGCAGGCAAAATTTGCAGCTCCTTCTTCTACGGTTCAAATGATGCTGAACTGTGAACCTGAAAAAAGGGATAATTTCCTGGAAAGGCTTTTCACCAAAGGGGATGAACCCAAAAAAGCCAAAAAAGAAAAAAAAGACGGACTCTTCAGTAAGATCAAAGGCCTGTTCAAGAAGAAAAATTAA
- a CDS encoding SdiA-regulated domain-containing protein has translation MKRLGHDKTVILITTGLLLFAAVFIFTYEKEVEEYQAKISADVKIEQTWELPPQLAEVSGIAFFGTNKIACVQDETGKIFIYNLEASRIEKEIEFTGNGDFEGIAIKDDVAFALEASGKLYRIEDFLNTAKVETFNTFFTEENDMEGLFYDESQNRLLLAVKVLDPNSEDQKGIYAAQLPSMEVNKTPVFTLTFEEEIFNEIREEKRGESFFPSEIAVHPESGEIYVLEGREPRLLILDPDGTPKELHRLDKDKFPQPEGLSFDASGKLYISSEGEPGTIHRVTITSN, from the coding sequence ATGAAAAGATTGGGACACGACAAAACGGTAATCCTTATCACTACCGGACTTTTGCTTTTTGCAGCAGTTTTTATTTTTACTTACGAAAAAGAGGTCGAAGAATACCAGGCAAAAATCTCTGCCGATGTTAAGATTGAACAAACCTGGGAGCTGCCACCCCAACTCGCAGAGGTATCGGGCATTGCCTTTTTTGGAACTAACAAAATTGCCTGCGTACAGGATGAAACGGGCAAGATTTTTATTTACAATTTAGAGGCCTCACGTATAGAAAAGGAAATTGAATTTACAGGGAACGGCGATTTTGAAGGAATTGCCATTAAAGACGATGTTGCCTTCGCTCTTGAAGCCAGCGGAAAGCTTTACCGCATAGAAGACTTTTTGAATACCGCAAAAGTGGAAACCTTCAATACTTTTTTTACTGAAGAAAACGACATGGAAGGCCTTTTTTATGACGAGTCTCAAAACAGGCTCCTGCTTGCCGTAAAGGTTCTTGATCCAAATTCTGAAGATCAAAAAGGCATTTATGCCGCGCAATTGCCTTCTATGGAAGTGAATAAAACCCCTGTGTTTACCCTGACTTTTGAAGAGGAAATCTTTAACGAAATTAGGGAAGAGAAGAGGGGAGAGAGCTTTTTTCCTTCCGAAATTGCAGTTCATCCCGAAAGCGGCGAGATTTACGTGCTTGAGGGAAGGGAGCCAAGGCTGCTGATCTTAGACCCAGATGGCACTCCCAAAGAATTACACCGGCTTGACAAGGATAAATTTCCGCAGCCGGAAGGCCTTTCTTTCGATGCTTCGGGCAAGCTGTACATTTCAAGCGAGGGAGAGCCGGGAACCATTCACCGCGTAACCATAACATCTAATTGA
- a CDS encoding TVP38/TMEM64 family protein translates to MPDQIETPSVKQSKAPLYISLAIIAALVLGYFFIPQVQEFLNTAWEVLTSGDKQRTREWVSQFGWFGPIVIVVTMILQMFLLVIPTPLLMVVTVLAYGPWAGAGILFVAVFMASSIGYFIGRYFGPVIVEKLVGHKTEKKIADFIDDYGFWTVIVVRLSPFLSNDAISFVGGVLKMGYWKFIGATMIGISPLIVFIAYLGGDYERLKTGLIWTSIISLVLFIGFVWWDKKVRTSKA, encoded by the coding sequence ATGCCCGATCAAATTGAAACGCCCTCCGTAAAGCAGAGCAAAGCCCCACTGTACATTTCCCTGGCTATTATAGCTGCCCTCGTGCTGGGTTATTTCTTCATTCCGCAGGTGCAGGAATTCCTCAATACCGCCTGGGAGGTACTCACCAGTGGCGACAAGCAGCGTACGCGGGAATGGGTATCCCAGTTCGGCTGGTTTGGGCCCATTGTGATCGTGGTTACCATGATTTTGCAAATGTTCCTGCTGGTCATTCCCACTCCATTACTCATGGTAGTTACCGTGCTGGCCTACGGGCCCTGGGCAGGAGCCGGTATCTTGTTCGTGGCTGTTTTCATGGCCTCCAGTATAGGTTACTTTATAGGCCGTTATTTTGGGCCGGTGATCGTGGAAAAACTGGTGGGCCATAAAACTGAAAAAAAGATAGCCGATTTTATAGACGATTACGGCTTCTGGACGGTGATTGTAGTGCGGCTAAGCCCTTTTCTTTCCAACGATGCCATAAGTTTTGTAGGCGGAGTCTTAAAAATGGGCTACTGGAAATTTATTGGCGCCACCATGATTGGAATATCGCCCTTGATCGTTTTTATCGCATACCTGGGTGGGGATTACGAACGCCTCAAAACCGGACTCATCTGGACGTCTATAATAAGTCTTGTACTATTCATTGGCTTTGTGTGGTGGGATAAAAAAGTGAGAACCTCTAAAGCTTAA
- a CDS encoding dipeptidase: MFSKKFLLLFFTAFAASAQSSDDELLKKAQQIHHEVITIDTHNDINVDNFTAEKNYTQNLDTQVNLPKMDKGGIDVTWLIVYTGQEELNAAGYETAHKQAMSKFEAIHRLVEELAPDQIGLATSSEEVRRLVSQGKKVAMIGVENGYPVGTDIKNVKKFHDLGARYMSLSHNGHSQLCDSNTGEANNEWLHNGLSDLGKEVVKEMNRLGMMIDVSHPSKEAMRQMIELSKAPLIASHSSARGLCNHSRNLDDEQLQWLKDNGGVIQTVAFDSYLNTEKNNAYSAAVNEVYAEVGKKAGFELLPRTEVRQMDEEERKAYYENFGKVRKLAEPKIQELKEEVPPVGISDFVDHVDYLVKKIGIDHVGISSDFDGGGGIEGWNDASQSLNVTLELVKRGYTKEEIAKLWGENLLRVLDEVQAVAQRLQAE; the protein is encoded by the coding sequence ATGTTTTCTAAAAAATTCCTGCTTTTATTTTTCACGGCCTTTGCTGCCAGTGCCCAGTCTAGCGACGATGAACTTCTAAAAAAGGCCCAGCAGATCCACCATGAAGTGATAACCATTGACACCCACAACGACATTAACGTGGATAATTTTACTGCTGAAAAAAATTACACCCAAAATCTCGACACCCAGGTGAACCTTCCAAAAATGGATAAAGGAGGCATAGATGTTACCTGGCTCATTGTGTATACCGGGCAGGAAGAGCTCAATGCTGCAGGTTACGAGACGGCGCACAAACAGGCCATGTCTAAATTTGAAGCCATTCACCGACTCGTGGAAGAACTCGCTCCAGACCAGATTGGCCTGGCCACCAGCAGTGAAGAGGTGAGGCGGTTGGTTTCACAGGGTAAGAAAGTAGCGATGATTGGGGTTGAAAACGGCTATCCTGTTGGAACAGATATTAAAAATGTCAAAAAATTCCACGACCTGGGCGCACGTTACATGTCCCTTTCCCACAACGGCCACAGCCAGCTTTGTGATTCAAATACCGGCGAGGCCAACAATGAGTGGCTGCACAACGGTTTGAGCGATTTGGGAAAAGAAGTGGTAAAAGAGATGAACCGCCTGGGAATGATGATAGATGTGTCTCACCCTTCAAAAGAAGCTATGCGCCAAATGATCGAATTATCAAAAGCTCCCTTAATTGCTTCGCATTCTTCGGCCAGGGGTTTATGCAACCACAGCCGTAACCTTGACGATGAGCAGCTGCAATGGCTAAAAGACAACGGCGGGGTGATACAAACCGTTGCTTTTGATTCTTATTTGAACACTGAAAAGAACAATGCCTACAGTGCAGCGGTGAATGAAGTTTATGCCGAAGTTGGCAAAAAAGCAGGTTTTGAGCTCCTGCCCCGCACTGAAGTAAGGCAAATGGACGAGGAAGAGCGCAAAGCCTACTATGAAAATTTCGGGAAGGTGAGGAAACTTGCCGAGCCAAAAATCCAGGAGTTAAAAGAGGAAGTTCCGCCGGTAGGGATTTCAGATTTTGTAGACCACGTAGATTACCTGGTAAAGAAAATTGGGATAGACCACGTGGGGATAAGTTCAGATTTTGACGGTGGCGGCGGTATAGAAGGCTGGAATGATGCTTCACAGTCGTTAAATGTCACCCTTGAACTGGTAAAAAGAGGCTACACCAAAGAAGAGATCGCAAAACTTTGGGGCGAGAACCTGCTAAGGGTACTCGACGAAGTACAGGCGGTAGCTCAAAGACTTCAGGCGGAGTAA